Within the Thermanaeromonas toyohensis ToBE genome, the region TCGTACTGTAAAGATAGGAAATGCTGTGCTGAAGCCAGCAGTGGTAACGGAGGAGCCGTTGTCGAGGCGGGCAACTTACCAAACAGGAGCACCAGTCTTGGCAGCAAAGCTAAAAGAAAGGGGGTTTTGGACGCCAAGGGAGCGAGAATTTGCGGATGCGGTAGCTAGGTCGCTGACTAACCGTTGGGCGTACCTGACGGGAAATGAAGTTTCTCCAGAAAGTATTCGGTTTGAGTTTCTCGGTTCCGTTCGGCAGAAACTGGTTCAATACCGGGGGCGCAATTTGCTGGCGTTCTCCGGGATTGTGCGGCTTGGCGCCCCCGATGAGATGCTGACTTTCGCGCAGTGTGTTGGGCTGGGGCAGAAGCCGAGTTGCGGATTCGGTTTTATTATTTGAGATGTGGCAGCCGTCGATCCCTTGGGGTTTTTCCCAAGAGCAGGGGTCGACGGCACGCA harbors:
- a CDS encoding CRISPR-associated endoribonuclease Cas6 produces the protein MVLPKSRIVTVMLSKPGARIPWCWRDYVQPWLYGFIDDGGRVHTAKYSLFTFSFLPVGPVFTPEGLGSQNGVWVFRFASALPWVLEMVSRGVQKSRTVKIGNAVLKPAVVTEEPLSRRATYQTGAPVLAAKLKERGFWTPREREFADAVARSLTNRWAYLTGNEVSPESIRFEFLGSVRQKLVQYRGRNLLAFSGIVRLGAPDEMLTFAQCVGLGQKPSCGFGFII